From a single Fusobacterium pseudoperiodonticum genomic region:
- a CDS encoding helix-turn-helix domain-containing protein has product MENKISRKKNPPTKKEIELANKLRAKRLENNLSLQEVADKLGVSKVTVSRYETLDITNIPSDKIEGMAKLYNTTPAFLMGWENKKEEKSNLNIDTINSDYIMIPLYESISAGYGASNSEFIEMIPVFGLKKNGTTYFAVKVEGDSMEPKIPNGSTIIIKKDIQIESGEIGAFNLNDENFVKQKKVVKDRLILHSFNLAYEDKVVNEFDDFIEYGKVVKVMIDL; this is encoded by the coding sequence ATGGAAAATAAAATATCTAGAAAAAAGAATCCACCTACAAAAAAAGAGATAGAATTAGCTAATAAACTTCGTGCAAAAAGATTAGAAAATAATTTATCACTTCAAGAAGTAGCTGATAAATTAGGAGTTTCAAAAGTAACTGTTTCTAGATATGAAACTTTGGATATTACTAATATTCCTAGTGATAAAATTGAAGGAATGGCAAAATTATATAATACTACACCTGCTTTTTTGATGGGATGGGAAAATAAAAAAGAAGAAAAATCAAATTTGAATATAGATACTATAAATAGTGACTATATAATGATACCTTTATATGAAAGCATTTCAGCAGGATATGGAGCTAGTAATTCTGAGTTTATAGAAATGATTCCAGTTTTTGGATTAAAGAAAAATGGGACAACATATTTTGCTGTAAAAGTTGAAGGTGACAGTATGGAGCCTAAAATTCCAAATGGCTCTACTATCATAATAAAAAAGGATATACAAATTGAAAGTGGAGAAATTGGAGCCTTTAACTTAAATGATGAAAATTTTGTTAAACAAAAAAAAGTAGTAAAAGATAGATTAATTCTACATTCATTTAATTTAGCTTATGAAGATAAGGTTGTAAATGAATTTGATGATTTTATAGAGTATGGTAAAGTTGTTAAAGTTATGATTGACTTATAA
- a CDS encoding lambda-exonuclease family protein, with protein MTVKELKEEAKSLGLVGYSKLKKEELIELIETAKAKVIEISKEEFETSVTANTENTKVLGYDNEDDWHELRAKRIGGSDVGAILGVNPYKSIVDVYVDKTEGSDFKGNNATYWGHVLEGTVLKEFSNRHKELIVYEVPYSVVNDFLIANLDGALKDKETGDYGVLEIKTTSVWNRREWEEDIIPQSYYAQIQHYLMLTGYKFAYVAVLIGGNEYKEFKVERSEEDIELIRNKSTEFYNENLLKKIPPMPDGSDAYMQHLKKKAMEIENNKIIELVGFEEKVEMLKNVTREKKELEKTENLLKEEIMLEMIREKTLKAVVGKSKFNILSKKSLDKKKLGKEQPQLLKEYEEYIEKFEEQTKDYLKESKYIMPYLGK; from the coding sequence ATGACAGTTAAAGAATTAAAAGAAGAAGCAAAAAGTTTAGGATTAGTAGGATATTCTAAATTAAAAAAAGAAGAATTAATAGAGTTAATTGAAACAGCAAAAGCAAAAGTTATAGAAATCTCTAAGGAAGAATTTGAAACTTCTGTAACAGCAAATACTGAAAATACAAAAGTTCTTGGTTATGATAATGAAGATGATTGGCATGAACTTAGAGCAAAAAGAATTGGAGGTTCTGATGTAGGAGCTATCTTAGGTGTAAATCCTTATAAATCAATAGTTGATGTTTATGTAGATAAAACAGAAGGATCTGATTTCAAAGGAAATAATGCTACCTATTGGGGGCATGTGTTAGAGGGAACTGTTTTAAAAGAGTTTTCCAATAGACATAAAGAACTAATTGTATATGAAGTTCCTTATTCAGTTGTAAATGATTTTCTAATTGCTAATTTAGATGGTGCATTAAAAGATAAAGAAACAGGAGATTATGGAGTTTTAGAAATAAAAACAACTTCTGTTTGGAATAGAAGGGAATGGGAAGAAGATATTATTCCACAGAGCTATTATGCTCAAATCCAACACTATTTAATGCTTACTGGCTATAAATTTGCTTATGTAGCTGTTTTAATAGGTGGAAATGAATATAAGGAATTTAAAGTAGAAAGAAGTGAGGAGGATATAGAACTTATTAGAAATAAGTCTACTGAATTCTATAATGAAAATTTATTAAAAAAGATTCCACCAATGCCAGATGGAAGTGATGCATATATGCAACATCTAAAGAAAAAGGCAATGGAAATAGAAAATAATAAAATTATTGAATTAGTTGGTTTTGAAGAAAAAGTAGAAATGTTAAAAAATGTTACAAGAGAGAAAAAAGAATTAGAAAAAACTGAAAATCTTTTAAAAGAGGAAATAATGCTAGAGATGATTAGAGAAAAGACTCTAAAAGCAGTAGTTGGAAAATCAAAATTTAACATTTTAAGCAAAAAATCATTAGACAAAAAGAAACTAGGAAAAGAACAGCCTCAGCTTCTTAAAGAATATGAGGAATATATAGAAAAATTTGAAGAACAAACAAAAGATTATTTAAAAGAAAGTAAATATATAATGCCATATTTAGGAAAATAA
- a CDS encoding phage antirepressor KilAC domain-containing protein, with product MGELIKIEVKDGQQLVSGRELHEFLEIKTPYTQWFERMCEYGFIENTDYILVSQKSESSNITGVKIVQDHLVTLNMAKEISMLQRNEKGKLARQYFIKCEEAWNSPEMILARANQIQSHMIEDYAKKIEVLENKVREDKPKVLFAESVTASKTSILVGDLAKIIKQNGIDIGQKRLFEWMRENAYLIKRQGSDYNMPTQKSMELELFEIKETAVTHSDGHISINKTPKVTGKGQVYFINKFLR from the coding sequence ATGGGAGAATTAATAAAAATAGAAGTAAAAGACGGACAACAATTAGTAAGTGGTAGAGAGTTACATGAATTTTTGGAGATAAAAACTCCTTATACTCAATGGTTTGAGAGAATGTGTGAATATGGTTTTATTGAAAATACTGATTATATCCTAGTTTCACAAAAAAGTGAAAGTAGTAATATTACAGGAGTTAAGATAGTTCAGGACCATTTAGTGACATTGAATATGGCAAAAGAAATTTCAATGCTTCAAAGAAATGAAAAAGGAAAACTTGCTAGACAATATTTTATCAAATGTGAAGAGGCTTGGAATAGTCCAGAAATGATATTAGCAAGGGCTAATCAAATTCAATCTCATATGATAGAAGACTATGCGAAGAAAATTGAAGTTCTTGAAAATAAAGTAAGAGAAGATAAGCCAAAAGTACTGTTTGCAGAATCAGTAACAGCTTCTAAAACTTCAATATTAGTTGGAGATTTAGCAAAAATAATAAAACAAAACGGAATTGATATAGGACAAAAGAGATTATTTGAATGGATGAGAGAAAATGCATATTTAATAAAAAGACAAGGATCTGATTACAATATGCCAACTCAAAAATCAATGGAGCTTGAATTGTTTGAGATAAAAGAAACAGCAGTAACACATTCAGATGGACATATTTCAATAAATAAAACTCCAAAGGTTACTGGTAAAGGACAAGTATATTTTATTAATAAATTTTTGAGATAA
- a CDS encoding DUF739 family protein, translating into MIDINKLKGKFVEKGYDTQEKQAKVIGVSTKTLQNKLKRGIFNSDEIFKIMETLKLDDPTPIFFVKNIS; encoded by the coding sequence ATGATTGATATAAATAAGTTAAAAGGTAAATTCGTAGAAAAAGGATATGATACTCAAGAAAAACAAGCAAAAGTAATAGGAGTATCTACTAAAACATTGCAAAATAAATTGAAGAGAGGGATATTTAACTCTGATGAAATTTTCAAAATAATGGAAACTTTAAAATTAGATGACCCTACTCCAATTTTTTTTGTCAAAAATATATCCTAA